Proteins co-encoded in one Flavobacterium fluviale genomic window:
- a CDS encoding LLM class flavin-dependent oxidoreductase, with protein MKKIGFLSFGHWANHPSYQTRTAADTLIQSIDLAIAAEEIGLDGAYFRVHHFAAQLASPFPLLSAIGAKTNQIEIGTGVIDMRYENPLYMVEDASAADLISGGRLQLGISRGSPEQVIDGWRYFGYEPKDGETDADMGRNKALEFLDKLNGEGFAEPNPFPMFPNPPGLLRIEPHSEGLRNRIWWGAASNATAVWAAENGMHLQSSTLKYDENGKPFHIQQAEQIRLYKEAWKKAGHQHEPRVSVSRSIFALVNDQDKYYFGNQGKGSDSFGNIERDKRAIFGKSYAAEPDKLIAELAQDEAIQEADTVLLTIPNTLGVDYNIHILSSILQHVAPELGWR; from the coding sequence ATGAAGAAAATAGGATTTTTATCGTTTGGGCACTGGGCCAATCATCCTTCCTATCAAACTCGTACAGCTGCTGATACACTTATCCAGTCAATCGATTTAGCCATTGCGGCAGAAGAAATTGGTTTGGATGGTGCTTATTTCCGCGTGCATCATTTTGCCGCACAGCTGGCATCACCCTTTCCTTTACTTTCAGCCATTGGTGCTAAAACAAACCAAATAGAAATTGGTACGGGTGTGATTGATATGAGGTATGAGAATCCGTTGTATATGGTTGAAGATGCCAGTGCTGCTGACTTAATTTCAGGAGGACGTTTACAATTAGGAATCAGCAGAGGCTCGCCGGAGCAGGTTATCGACGGCTGGCGTTATTTTGGCTACGAACCGAAAGATGGCGAAACAGATGCCGATATGGGACGTAATAAAGCTTTAGAATTTTTAGACAAACTGAATGGAGAAGGATTTGCAGAGCCAAACCCGTTTCCAATGTTTCCAAATCCGCCTGGGTTACTTCGTATTGAACCACATTCAGAAGGATTAAGAAATCGAATCTGGTGGGGAGCAGCTTCTAACGCTACTGCTGTATGGGCAGCCGAAAACGGAATGCATCTGCAGAGTTCTACTCTAAAGTATGATGAAAATGGTAAACCTTTCCATATTCAGCAGGCCGAACAAATCAGGTTGTATAAAGAAGCTTGGAAAAAAGCCGGACATCAGCATGAACCAAGAGTTTCAGTAAGCCGTTCTATTTTTGCATTGGTCAATGATCAAGATAAATATTACTTTGGAAATCAAGGTAAAGGCTCTGATAGTTTTGGTAATATTGAAAGAGATAAACGTGCCATTTTTGGAAAGAGTTATGCTGCAGAACCGGATAAACTCATTGCAGAACTTGCCCAAGATGAAGCTATCCAAGAAGCCGATACTGTATTACTCACAATACCCAACACATTGGGAGTTGATTACAATATACACATACTGTCTTCAATTCTACAACATGTAGCTCCAGAGTTAGGCTGGCGTTAA
- a CDS encoding L-histidine N(alpha)-methyltransferase, with translation MILQSYKTTYKTNQTKEKTGDQFRFDVLEGLGSKPKKLHSKYFYDKIGDRLFQQIMAMPEYYLTNCEMDIFQNKTSDLAKTILKNDTPFDLIELGAGDGTKSAFLLQHLLNQKADFNYMPIDISPNILTVLEGKLKTDLPELTIISLEGEYFKMLEKAAHLSSRRKVVLFLGSNIGNMEKEEALAFCQTLNSYLSKGDIVLMGFDLKKNPQIILDAYNDKAGITAAFNLNLLNRINTELNADFILEKFEHYQTYDPITGACRSYLISLENQTITIDGKPINFEKDELVYMELSQKYSLEESDDLAAKSGFKTIDHIMDSKSWFVDALWQVV, from the coding sequence ATGATATTGCAATCTTACAAAACCACATATAAGACCAATCAAACTAAAGAAAAGACTGGAGATCAATTTCGGTTCGATGTGCTTGAAGGTCTGGGAAGCAAACCCAAAAAACTGCATTCTAAATATTTTTATGATAAAATAGGAGATCGTCTTTTCCAGCAGATTATGGCCATGCCGGAATATTATCTGACCAATTGTGAAATGGATATCTTTCAGAACAAAACGTCAGATCTAGCCAAAACAATACTGAAAAATGATACACCATTTGATTTGATTGAACTTGGCGCAGGAGACGGAACTAAATCAGCTTTTTTGCTTCAACATCTTTTAAATCAAAAAGCAGATTTTAATTATATGCCAATTGATATTTCTCCAAATATATTAACTGTTTTGGAAGGTAAACTTAAAACAGATCTTCCTGAACTAACTATTATTTCTCTGGAAGGAGAATATTTTAAGATGCTGGAAAAAGCGGCTCATTTATCTTCAAGAAGAAAAGTTGTGCTATTTCTAGGCAGCAACATTGGTAATATGGAAAAGGAAGAAGCTTTGGCGTTCTGCCAGACTCTTAATAGTTATCTTTCCAAAGGAGATATTGTTTTAATGGGATTTGACCTCAAAAAAAATCCACAAATTATACTCGATGCCTATAATGATAAAGCGGGAATTACGGCAGCATTTAATCTTAATCTGCTCAATCGCATCAATACCGAATTAAATGCTGATTTTATTCTGGAAAAATTCGAACACTACCAAACGTACGATCCAATTACTGGAGCCTGCAGAAGTTATCTAATCAGTTTAGAAAATCAAACCATTACGATAGACGGGAAGCCAATAAATTTTGAAAAAGATGAATTGGTTTACATGGAACTTTCACAAAAATATTCATTGGAAGAAAGTGATGATTTGGCTGCTAAATCTGGTTTTAAAACTATAGATCATATTATGGATTCAAAATCTTGGTTTGTAGATGCCTTGTGGCAGGTTGTTTAA
- a CDS encoding YceI family protein: protein MKKLSVLTLAAITLFLTSCGKKANETTTTEEQQVAEKTGNVVPVNLETSKVDWKAFHKGGFAPRWGTLSLVSGEVSIEGEELTSGDFVIDMKSIKVDPASVTEKDKKYSELEAHLKSADFFDVEKNPTADFKITKVAAFDAATAKGAIEGANKTISGNLTLKGKALNVTFPAKVTIADGNASIQAKFTVNRTDWDIKFGTTETDPAEWMISKDIEIGIDVNTAKK from the coding sequence ATGAAAAAATTAAGCGTACTTACATTGGCCGCGATTACTTTATTTTTAACGTCATGCGGCAAAAAAGCTAATGAGACCACTACAACTGAAGAGCAGCAGGTAGCAGAAAAAACGGGTAATGTAGTACCTGTAAATTTAGAAACATCTAAAGTAGACTGGAAAGCTTTTCATAAAGGAGGTTTTGCACCACGCTGGGGAACTCTTTCTCTTGTATCTGGTGAAGTATCAATTGAAGGCGAAGAACTTACATCTGGTGATTTTGTAATCGATATGAAATCTATTAAAGTAGATCCTGCATCGGTAACTGAAAAAGATAAAAAATACTCAGAGTTAGAAGCTCACTTAAAAAGTGCAGACTTTTTTGATGTGGAGAAAAATCCAACTGCAGATTTTAAAATTACAAAAGTTGCCGCATTTGATGCTGCCACTGCTAAAGGAGCAATTGAAGGCGCAAATAAAACTATCAGCGGTAATCTTACCTTAAAAGGAAAAGCACTTAATGTTACTTTCCCTGCAAAAGTTACTATCGCAGATGGAAATGCTTCTATCCAAGCTAAATTTACTGTTAACCGTACAGACTGGGATATTAAATTTGGAACTACTGAAACAGATCCAGCAGAATGGATGATTAGTAAAGATATTGAAATTGGTATTGATGTGAATACTGCTAAAAAGTAA